A window from Anomalospiza imberbis isolate Cuckoo-Finch-1a 21T00152 chromosome 8, ASM3175350v1, whole genome shotgun sequence encodes these proteins:
- the WDFY4 gene encoding WD repeat- and FYVE domain-containing protein 4 isoform X5 produces the protein MDKASELMWQLEESPDNAGEQEQSPDDGDTAEVLEQPAHSKDEIPQSHTLLWETLGKQFVEYEQVAPFLIPEDQQRRLLEFLPLFLKAWEQSAGVIIFPNIQLLASEVSKLLTKEIKRNLNGKPAEEARLALEQLLKQKGEVGDGHLLLKSVYLLSQTDLRTMWNIIGSGLPAALMQCLYLFFTVPLKKTSDDRETSEDDTQTQEMLVKIMINMYKEEQGIEELLAADKLQSLIIATSSLWDQCSQSWKVPTGCVLRTISKAQTKSSIVYLQAVDCIKIAIQNLFTLADTLPACDVCEAASIVLCFVKDSYPVSSALLTEFENNDGYQLLLKILLRCEGLQQNEGDPYLDEILDMLTCLTTCGKTELKVSGNIVHPQLPHFDFERTQPSGMTVKNLQPFQVLQSIFQRSNDQHLCGRILAAIGTIWAWDRVNFFLLEWTLQPINQFTDIIHFKPHPVQVQFFRLVESIVLDLSYVPHEILKKVQYLIKENTVPFCTLTALQCLLSMTQKDLLFSDIFRDSGLLGLLLALLRKEAKILRKSAGTHLPSLKEGTEKELNVVMLKMVAALTARSVRNTVVLKDYGMVPYIKIFLDDECYRSATLSILEQLSVINYEEYMSIVIGALCSSTQWELHLKLDLLKVKGKLLERV, from the exons ATGGACAAAGCATCTGAACTCATGTGGCAGCTGGAGGAGTCACCTGACAatgcaggagagcaggagcagagcccagatGATGGAGACACAGCAGaagtgctggagcagcctgcaCACAGCAAGGACGAGATACCCCAGAGCCATACCCTCCTGTGGGAGACTCTAGGCAAACAGTTTGTAGAATATGAACAAGTGGCTCCATTTCTCATCCCAGAAGATCAACAGAGAAGGCTGCTAGAATTTCTTCCCCTCTTCTTAAAG GCCTGGGAACAGTCTGCTGGAGTAATCATATTCCCCAACATTCAGCTGTTAGCCAGTGAGGTTTCCAAGCTTCTGACTAAAGAAATTAAGAGGAACCTCAACGGGAAACCTGCAG AAGAAGCTCGTCTGGCTTTGGAGCAATTGCTGAAGCAGAAAGGGGAAGTAGGAGATGGCCATTTGCTCCTGAAATCAGTCTATCTGCTCTCACAGACTGACTTG agGACTATGTGGAATATTATTGGATCTGGACTCCCAGCTGCTCTGATGCAGTGCCTGTACCTTTTCTTTACTGTCCCTCTGAAGAAAACCAGTGATGACAGGGAGACAAGTGAGGATGATACCCAAACTCAGGAAATGCTTGTTAAG atCATGATTAACATGTACAAAGAGGAACAAGGCATAGAGGAACTGCTGGCAGCTGATAAGCTTCAGTCATTAATTATAGCAACTTCTTCTCTCTGGGACCAGTGCAGCCAGTCATGGAAAGTACCTACAGGCTGTGTGCTAAGAACAATTTCGAAGGCTCAGACCAAAAGCAGCATTGTGTACCTACAAG cagTTGACTGCATTAAAATAGCCATTCAGAATCTCTTTACACTGGCTGATACTCTACCTGCTTGTGATGTGTGTGAAGCTGCCAGTATTGTGCTGTGCTTTGTGAAAGATTCTTATCCTGTATCATCAGCTTTATTAACAGAGTTTGAAAATAATGATGGCTACCAACTCCTGCTAAAAATTTTACTCAG ATGTGAGGGTTTGCAGCAAAATGAAGGAGACCCCTATCTGGATGAGATCTTGGACATGCTGACTTGCCTTACAACCTGTGGAAAAACGGAACTGAAAGTTTCTGGCAATATTGTACACCCGCAATTGCCACACTTTGATTTTGAGCGGACACAGCCTTCTG GAATGACAGTGAAAAACCTCCAGCCTTTCCAGGTGTTGCAATCCATTTTCCAGAGAAGTAATGATCAGCACCTGTGTGGAAGAATCTTGGCAGCAATTGGTACCATATGGGCTTGGGACAGAGTCAACTTCTTTCTTCTGGAATGGACACTGCAACCTATCAACCAATTCACTGACATAATTCATTTCAAACCACACCCAGTCCAAGTCCAGTTCTTCAGACTGGTGGAGTCCATTGTCCTGGACCTCTCCTATGTTCCCCATGAGATTTTGAAGAAGGTTCAGTATTTGATAAAGGAAAACACAGTGCCATTCTGCACCTTAACAGCTCTCCAGTGCCTTCTCAGCATGACCCAGAAGGACCTGTTATTTAGTGATATTTTCCGTGACTCTGGGCTCTTGGGCCTACTGTTGGCACTTTTGAGGAAGGAAGCCAAGATCTTGAGGAAATCAG CTGGAACTCATCTGCCTAGCCTGAAAGAAGGCACTGAGAAGGAATTAAATGTTGTGATGCTGAAAATGGTGGCTGCCCTTACAGCAAGGTCTGTGAGGAACACAG TTGTTCTGAAGGACTATGGAATGGTGCCATATATCAAGATATTTTTGGATGATGAGTGCTACAGGAGTGCTACTCTCAGCATCTTGGAGCAGTTATCAGTCATCAATTATGAAGAATATATGAGCATTGTTATTGGGGCCCTTTGTTCTTCCACTCAATGGGAACTGCATCTGAAACTAGATCTTTTGAAG